TCTTCGTCACCGCCTTTGAAAGCTTCGCGGTCGAGGCGTTCGACCTGGCCGCCGTCGATTATCTGCTCAAGCCGGTCGCGCACGACCGGCTGGGTCGTGCCGTCGACCGCGTCGAACAGGCGTTGCGCAGCCGGGACGGCGAAGCCGATGCGGCGCCCGCCGACATCCTGCCGGCGCCCGAATGGGCCGATGAATTCTGGGTGCCGCACCGGTCCGAACTGATCCGCATCGCCGCCAGCCAGATCGACCGGATCGAGGCGGAACGCGATTATATGCGCCTCCATGTCGGCGCCCATTCCTATCTGCTGCACCAGACCATCAGCTCGCTGGAGGAACGGCTCAATCCGCAGGAATTTGTCCGGCTGCACCGCTCCCATATCGTGCGCCGCCCGCATATCGCCCGGCTGCGCCACGATGGCAGCGGCGTCTGGTTCGCGGCGCTGGCCGACGGCAATGAAATCCGCATCGGCCGCACCTACCTCGCCAATGCGCGCGCGCTGACCGGGCGCTGAAGCCGCCGCCTCTGGCACGAAAAAATGGCCCGGCTTTCACCGGGCCATTTTTTTCGTGCCGCGAGCTATTGTCAGTTGCCGACGACGGGCCGGACATCCTTGCCGGCATCGGCATAGCGCTGGCCGCTTTCGGCGCGGGCGATCGCGGTGGCGACCGGCGCCTCGACCCGGGCGATCGCGGCGGCGCGACAGGCGGTCATCGCCGCCAGGTCGGTCGTGGCGCAGACCTTGTTGGCTGCCCGGGCGATCCGGGTGCGCAGCTGCTGCTGGTCGGCCTGGCGGGTCAGGTCGAGATCGCCGAAGCGAACCTGGGTCGTGCGGCCGTTGGAGATGAACTCCTCGGCCGAAGCGGCACCGGCCGTGCCCATCAGGGCAAGGGTACCAAGGGCGGCGATGATCTTCGTGGTGGCGAACATGGCGATGTCTCCTCAAACTTGTGTCTGCACCCGGCGCCGCCAAGGGGGGGCATGTGGCGCGGTCGGGTGCGAACGGTCCGGCGGATCTTCAGGGGGGGGCTTTGCGCCGTTTCCCGTTCGCCCATTCTGTGTACGCCGCGTCGCGCGCCGATGCCCGGCCGCTTCGACCGGCAACCATCCCCATCGTCCAACGACAGCGCCGTCGACAAAGCGCGGACGACGAAGGACGAACGACGGGTCGCACGCTCGCAATGTCCGAAAACTGTAGCATTTCCGTAGGGGAAAACCCTGACCACAACGACCGGCGGATATGAAAACGCCCCCGGCGCAAGGGAAGGCCGGGGGCGTATCCGGATGCTGTCGGGCACTCCAGATCCTGCAAAACTCTCGCCGGTACCACGGCGCCAATGCCCGTGAACCGTCGCTTAACGCGCCGTCCTCTGGCCCGTTGCAGTGTCAGAATAATGACGAAACGCCACATTCGGATCATCGTTCGATGATCCGCCGATCAAAACCGCCGGGCGGCATGGCCGGGGGACGAACCGTCCATCCCGATCCACCAACGACATCAGCCCTCGATCGCGGGCAATCCGGCGCTGTCCAGCGCCCGCGTCAGATAGGCGGCAAAGGCCGGATCGCGCGCCGGCAGCCGGTGGCGCAGCCAGGCCAGCGCCACCAGCGCGCGCCACGCGGCCAGCGCCTCGGCCTCCATCCGCGCGGCCTTGCGATAATGGCGGACATAATAGGCGGTGACGCCATCGCGGACCGCGCCTTCCCACCATCCGCCCGCCTGCCCGGGGCCAAAGCGCATCAGCATCTCGCTGCGCACCACGTCGGCCGCCGGCGCCGCGCGCGCAGCCTTGGACCAGTCGATCACCGCCAGCCCGTCCGGTGTCACGATCAGATTGGCGGGGTGCAGGTCGCCATGCGACAGAAGGTCGCCCTCGATCAACTGGTCCAGCCGGTCGATCGCCACCGCACGCAACCGTTCGCCCACCGGCGCCATCTCGATATCCTCGGTCAGGATCGCCTTGCGGCTGCGCAGCAGCGGCACGCTCTGGCCATGGATCTGCCGCTGCAGCCGGGCCATCGCCCGCATCGCCCAGCCGACGCGATGGGGATGGCGCCAGATATAGTGGAGCAGGTTCGGTCCCTCGACCTCGCTATAGATAATGCCCTGCCGCCCGGCGACCTCGCCCAGGCCCAGCGCGCGCGGGACCGGCAGCCCGGTCGCCTCGATCGCCTGCGCCATCGCATATTCGCGGGTGATGATGCTCTGGTCGACACCGTCATGGAACAGCTTGAGCACCCGGCCCGGCTCAAGCCGATACACCGCCGCACTCGCGCCCTCGGCGATGAAGGTGGAAGGATCGGGCAGGCTCATCCCGCCAGCCTCTGCCGCAGCCGCGCCGGATTGACCAGTGATTTTCAGGACGCGCCACCCCGATCATGACGGAAAGGCGCGCCCCGAACTTTCAGCCCCTGGCTCTACCAGCTGCCGAATTTACCAGCCGAAGGTCATGCCGACCCGGCCGCCGGTCGAACCCTTGACGGTCGAACCGGCAAAGCCGCCGCTCATCCACACGCGCTCGGTGACCTGGGCCACTGCCGCGCCGGAAAAGCCCTGCTGGCCGCGATAGGTCGACAGGTTGAACGACAGGGCGAAGGTCGAATCCGGCGGCAGCAGCGTGCCCCCCATCGCCATGGCAGCGGCGATGCCGGCATTGGCCGCGCGCAGTTGCTGCTTCATGCCGACGACTTCGGTCTCCAGCGTGCCGACCCGGCCGCCAAGACCCGACAATTCGCCGACATCCAGCGCCGCCGTTGCCAGATTGCCCGCCGCATCGGTCGTCACCAGGCTGACTGCGCCCGCCTGGGCGGCCCGGCTGGCCGACGATGTGATGCCGGCGGCGGTATAGGTCGAACTGGCCGAACCCAGCGCCACCTGGCCCTGCCGGACGGTGGTGACATTGGCGCCGATCGCGATGCTATCGGCAAAGACCGCCTGGGCGCCATTACCCAGCGCGACCGCGCTCGCGCCATTGGCCGTGCTGGCATTGCCCAGCGCGACTGCGCCGTCGCCGGTGGCCGTGTTGTTGGCGCCGATCGCGACGGCACCGGTACCGGTCGCGACATTGGGATCGCCGATCGCCACCGCGCCATTGCCGCTCGCGCGATTGGCATAGCCGACCGACACGGCTGCGCCGTTGGTCGCCTGCGCGCCATTGCCGATGGCGACCGCGTTGGCGGCCGACGCGTTGGCAGCATTGCCCATCGCGATGGCATTGGCACCACTTGCGGTCGGGGCAGCACCCGATCCGTTGGCCGCGACATAGGCGGTGCGGGCCGCTGCCGCATCAGCGCTCACCTTGGCATCATTGGCGGTCGCCAGCGCGCTGTTGGCGGTGCCGGCGATGCCATTGGCGACGTTCAGCGCCTCGGTCGCGCTGCTGCTGGCGGTGCCGATCTGCGCCAGCGCATTATTGGCAATGTCGCGCGTCTCGTTGCCATAGGCGATCGCCGTATCCGCCTTCACGCCCGCCGCATCGGCAGACGCCTGCGCCGTCGCCGCATTGGCCAGCGCGCTGTCGGCGGTGGTCTGCGCGGTGGCCGCGTTGGCGAGCGCGCTGTCGGCCGTGCCTTGTGCCGCGGCCGCGTTGGCAAGCGCCGTGTTGGCGGTGCCTTGTGCCGTGGCCGCATTCGCCAGAGCGCTGTTGGCCGTCCCCTGCGCCGACGAGGCATCAGCCTTCGCGCTGTTGGCGGCATCCTGCGCCGTGGCCGCGTTGGCCAGCGCGGTGTCGGCCGTTGACTGGGCGGTCGCGGCATTTGTCATCGCCGTGTCGGCGGTGGACTGGGCCGTCGCCGCATTGGCCAAAGCCGTATTGGCTGTGCCATTCGCCGTCGCCGCATTCGCCAGCGCGGCGTCGGCGGTGGACTGGGCAGCCGCCGCATCGGCCTTGGCACCATCTGCCGTCGATTGCGCCGTCGCGGCATTGGCGAGCGCGGCATCCGCCGTGCCCTGGGCCGCAACGGCCAGGCCATTTGC
The sequence above is drawn from the Sphingobium sp. AP49 genome and encodes:
- a CDS encoding LytTR family DNA-binding domain-containing protein: MSIRTMIVDDEPLAVERLQMLCAREPRISLVGTASDGEAALRLIEGLRPDLVLLDIAMPLLDGIGVARAVGRMGIRPAVIFVTAFESFAVEAFDLAAVDYLLKPVAHDRLGRAVDRVEQALRSRDGEADAAPADILPAPEWADEFWVPHRSELIRIAASQIDRIEAERDYMRLHVGAHSYLLHQTISSLEERLNPQEFVRLHRSHIVRRPHIARLRHDGSGVWFAALADGNEIRIGRTYLANARALTGR
- a CDS encoding UrcA family protein, with product MFATTKIIAALGTLALMGTAGAASAEEFISNGRTTQVRFGDLDLTRQADQQQLRTRIARAANKVCATTDLAAMTACRAAAIARVEAPVATAIARAESGQRYADAGKDVRPVVGN
- a CDS encoding phosphotransferase, coding for MSLPDPSTFIAEGASAAVYRLEPGRVLKLFHDGVDQSIITREYAMAQAIEATGLPVPRALGLGEVAGRQGIIYSEVEGPNLLHYIWRHPHRVGWAMRAMARLQRQIHGQSVPLLRSRKAILTEDIEMAPVGERLRAVAIDRLDQLIEGDLLSHGDLHPANLIVTPDGLAVIDWSKAARAAPAADVVRSEMLMRFGPGQAGGWWEGAVRDGVTAYYVRHYRKAARMEAEALAAWRALVALAWLRHRLPARDPAFAAYLTRALDSAGLPAIEG
- a CDS encoding YadA-like family protein, which produces MARTNANAANGLAVAAQGTADAALANAATAQSTADGAKADAAAAQSTADAALANAATANGTANTALANAATAQSTADTAMTNAATAQSTADTALANAATAQDAANSAKADASSAQGTANSALANAATAQGTANTALANAAAAQGTADSALANAATAQTTADSALANAATAQASADAAGVKADTAIAYGNETRDIANNALAQIGTASSSATEALNVANGIAGTANSALATANDAKVSADAAAARTAYVAANGSGAAPTASGANAIAMGNAANASAANAVAIGNGAQATNGAAVSVGYANRASGNGAVAIGDPNVATGTGAVAIGANNTATGDGAVALGNASTANGASAVALGNGAQAVFADSIAIGANVTTVRQGQVALGSASSTYTAAGITSSASRAAQAGAVSLVTTDAAGNLATAALDVGELSGLGGRVGTLETEVVGMKQQLRAANAGIAAAMAMGGTLLPPDSTFALSFNLSTYRGQQGFSGAAVAQVTERVWMSGGFAGSTVKGSTGGRVGMTFGW